GCATTTGTAATGTCCCTGCTGGGCTGTGGTTAATTTTGTACTTCTCTAAAAGCTAACGGTATGTGCTTAAGAGTTGAAAGGATGTGAAGACCAAAAGAGGAAGCcatgctgctgctcagacagcgtttagtttgtttcttgatgtatatatatatatatatatatatatatatatatatatatatatatatatatatctgtatctACATATATAGATAcagatatatatagatatacacacacactttctgaagGATGATTATGTCCAATAATGTTTCTTCTGATGATGCTGGTGTGAGAAAGTGGAGGTTTATATTATAAACCACAGAATTATCTAAAAATATGACagatttctgttgttttgaagtgaacaaaaaaaaaagaacaatttttttaagattatgaaaaatgtcttaattacatatttgtaatattttgttgtatttattcatgctggtatgtaatatatatttacatttcttacatttttaagtttttccTGTTCCTAAAGTCTTTAAACTCCATCTCAGATCTGCACCAACACAGCTACATAACTGTCTCTCCCGTTTGTCTTAGTTGGCAGTTGCAGACTTTGAGATGATAGAAGGCTTTTTGGAACAGCTAACAGGAAAAATACCTGatccaacatttaaaacaaaggtTGGTGGAAGCAAATAGATGAAAAATATGAGGTAATTTGGATTAAATGACTTTTTTGCAATTGATCATTTTACAAGTTCATGTTTCTATGAAAGTTGAATATGACCAAACGCGATGAGAGGAGCTCATGCATGTAGTGTAATGGTCAATGCTTCGTATTTATGAACATCCTTTGGAGTTTGGTCACTTTGAGGCGAACACTGCTGTCTGTCAAATGCTGCGATCTGCTGGTGGGATTAGTAAAATGCACCAAACAAGACGCCTCAAGTGTTTTTCAAATGAGTAAAAGCAACATATAACGAATAAAACCTGCATTACACTTAAACATGAAACACATCAGCAAAATTTATCTAtcaatgaatttatttttaaaaatgacttcaAATACATGATGGAAAACTTGGAATAAATTTTTATGCTGTGGCTATGTCTCTCAGATTTTGTGAGTTTCTTTCAAATGTTGCTCTTTAAACTACTTCCATATTTATAGGGGAAAAAGGTTCTCCTGATCAAGATATTTCAAAATCCACCACATACGGAGTTAACAGTTTTTTATGTGCACCAGTCCAGTCTAAAAGACAGAAATGCCCTGCATTGAATTCTGTCTGCAAAGTTCACTGTCTGATGAAAAATATCTAACATACTTGCTCAGTGTAGGCTCCTTGCATTGCTTTAATTACATGAGTAAGACCGTGAATTGGTCTTGTGTGAACATTGAAAAGGCAACAAAAGATGCATTCCTTCCTAAAGAACCCAGAGGAtcccatcaaaaaaaaaaaaaaaaaaggggcaagGCCACAGTCACTGAGGCAGTTTGAGACAATGCTCTCCAGCACTGATgtttcacaatttaaaaactgctaATTACAGGCGATTCAAGTAAAAGTTGCGGCGCTTTGAGCAAAGGGTTACAAGGTTAGTTCAAGGATTGAAACACTTCAACTAACAGCAATACACTAATCCAAATGAGTTAAATTGAAATTTGGAAAAGATCCAGgatacagcaaaataaactaaatatgTGCTATTTACCGTACATACTGTGGCCAATATGGAAACTTATTTTCCAACTTTGTCAAATGAAATAGGGGCTCAAAACAAGGCAAATGCATCACTGAGACAAATATAAAGCTGATGGGAAATGCAAAAGAATTCAGGTTCAACTGTGttaccaaaagaaaaaaatccacaaaattctgaaaatatgAGGTGCAGCATGCCGTATTGATCCAAGAAAGTAACTACATAGTATATTTCCTATATATCCATTTATCCTTTCAATAGTGTTCTTTTCCCATCTTCCACTGTCTTGCCTACTTACAAAACAGGTgagatggagggaaaagtaaAGCACCACAGAAATCCTCATGCATGCTCACCTTTAAACCTGTCCAGTCATTAGGTAAACTTGTAGGGTAAGTCGGTAACATTGGAAAAATGGATTAAATCAAAAGGAATGGAaataacatcagcagctttaGAATTAAACCCTGGTGGGTGGGGAAGAATAAAGAGGCAGTGAAGCATTTGGAAAACCTGCAATTGCCTCCTCCTGAAActtgaagacatttttaaagaaaattagaggcatcccaaatgttgcattcctcttcatcttgctttCCTCCACCCCTTTTCCCTGTCCTGATCGTGTCATGGAAGACCTGCACCCCTCTGATTTGAAATGAGGGACAGGAGTTCAGGAATGCGCCTGATGTGACACCACTTGTATTGGTTCCCTCCCCATTCTTCGCATCCAGATCTCTGTCCCTCTGAGATTGAAGTGCATGATGAAGCTTTCAGATGAACAACTTAGCGCCTTGCTTTggcttcttctgcttctttttctgatgaaaaataaagagaatttaaaaactgttaacatttttgttgaaaatatattaatagcGTCTATAAAAATGCTCCCACCACATTTGAGTCCTTCAGTCTGCcgttttaaacatattttctaatgTTACATGTCAGGACAAAAATGGAGGAACAATAGGTGTTCAGCACATGTGGAAACACATCTTAACCAACTAATCCTGAAGCAAGTACTGAATCACCACTCAATGGTGACTAAAGGAGCCTTAGTTATTCAGTACTGAACTTGCTGATTATAAgaaagcaacagagagagaagaagccTAAACTGCACCATTTAGCTTTAATTTGTACTAAAATTAAAGAGATTCTTCACATCAAAAACTAATTGAGTCCTACCAAACTTTTCTGCCATTGTTAGCTTTACAGTGCAAGGTCATAATACACAAAGGTGACTAGATGGCAGAAGAAAACAACTTGTTAGCATGCAAACTTGAGCAGAAGAAGTGAGACAAAAGAAGGGACAGGTGAATAAAGGAATTATGAACTTGTATTGTTTGTGTACAATTAATTAACAGCTCTTGCCAATTATGCTGGCTATGTGGCGATAGACAACCAGAAGAACTCAGGAAGTCTCTGTTTGCTGCTTGATTCACATTTTTGGAACTACAAATTAACAGCAACAACTTAATTTCCACCTTTAGTGAATAATGATTCAGATCCCCAGAATGGGTTTGTAttcattgtattgtattgtattccTCACCTTTCCTGagttcttctcttttcttggcagcttcctccctctgtttcttgATGATGGCCAGTCTGGCAAGGTCAGCTCTGGCCTGCTCAGTTTTCCCCTCAAGATGGAGCTTCATGTAGCGCTCCTTTGATTTCTGCTTCTCTATCTCCTCTCTGAGGGAACAGAAGAGAACTctcaaaagaaaggaaaactttctcttacacaaaataaaaatctgattctACAAATCGATGTTAGTAAGACCTCTGTTTTTAAGCATCTGAATTTATACAGTATGTTTTATTCGACCACGTTATGCTTACCTCTCTCTGCGACTCAGTTCTCTGGGAGCACTGACATCTAACTCAGCAACCTTCTTGCTCTTCTGAGATACACGGTTGGGATTCTCAATCTCGATAAGCCCCTCTACTCCACTCCTTTTCCTGGActgttttaaaaaggaaatagctTTTTGATCACAGTGACAAAGCATAACTCCAGCTGCAAACACAGAGCTTGGAGAAATAATTACAGATCCTAGTGAGTTTATTACACCCAACTCTGCCTTTTGACAAGACACATAACAACAGTGAGCAATGTACAAGATAGCTCTAGACCACACATCCAGAAAGAGAATAATTTCTGTTAACAGTatgacagtttaaaaaaaaggagcgTTAAAATTGTCTACATCACATCATAGTTCATACAGCATACTGATAATTTACTTTAATGCTCCACAAAGAAATGTACAATTTCGCACCTTCTTTAATCATAGCATAACAAAATTGCACCACGGCGGATTTAGCAAACAATGCAGTTTTAATAACTCGGTGACATCACTCACATCAGACTCTtcatcactgctgctctctccTTCAGACTCTGAAGAGCTCCCTTTTTCTGCACCAGCATTTTCTTCCTGTTAACGCATACACATGAGCTCACATCTAATCTCATTTATCAGCCACGCCATGCCTGCTACAAAATATATTCCACTCACCATCTCTTTCTGCACTCTCATCTGTCGGTCAATCTCCTCAGGATTGCtgaactgcttccctctgcccTTGTGGCCCTTTTTTCCTGCAACATAGTTGTCACCATCAAATCAACATTATCCAAACATAAAGCACACTATGACTTTTAATAAGTGTGAGTCAATAAAATGAGAGACTTTATGCTCATGCTGAACATAGATAAGTACTACCAGAATAATGGTTCTATCTGTGCCAAAAAGCCTGACCTAAACACTGATCATATCTGAGGTGAGCGTGTATGGGGATGTATTATTGCATGCTGCAGGTGTTGCTGTCAGTGTGTCCACCTCCTGTGTGTGGACGCAGAGGTGTCCAGGAACAGATCGTGGGACAGTTCGGCTAATTGTACCTGCAGTTTAACGATCAACGTAAGATCTGAAAATAGTGAAAATCCGCAGACTTTGCTGGGAGATGAGTCACACATGACGCTCACCGATGACGCTCCCTTCACCGGCATGATGTGTCTACTGATCGGCAGATTAGAACTAGTACACAGCCAAACAAAGCTCAACGAGAactaataaaaactaaaagtaTTTGAGGGAGTATTTCGAAAGCTAGGTGAAATTGATGTAACACATATTAGTATGTAAGTTAAACTCATCTTATAGATCAGGAGGGACGGTCTCCTGTGCACATGGTGCTGGCGGTTACACACAGCTGGCCAAATATCTAATAATACAAAGCTTTATCTACTTCGAACTCGCATCATGCGAAGTTCAACATAGATTAATACAACAATTAACGAGTGATAAGTTTGCTGCGACTTCCAGGAATCGTTGGTAGCCGTAAAATACACTCTGCTAGCCGGTTAGCATGCTAAAAGCTAAGCATGTGAGTTCAATAGGAATTAGTGCCACCTTAGCTAACGAATTGCTAGGTAGACTGAGCTTGCTAACAATTAGCATGAGCTCGGTTATGGTAACAGTACTTACCGCCTCGAGGCATTATTAAAAGTGATGTTTATACAGATGAAGAC
Above is a genomic segment from Echeneis naucrates chromosome 19, fEcheNa1.1, whole genome shotgun sequence containing:
- the pdap1a gene encoding pdgfa associated protein 1a isoform X1; this encodes MPRGGKKGHKGRGKQFSNPEEIDRQMRVQKEMEENAGAEKGSSSESEGESSSDEESDSRKRSGVEGLIEIENPNRVSQKSKKVAELDVSAPRELSRREREEIEKQKSKERYMKLHLEGKTEQARADLARLAIIKKQREEAAKKREELRKEKEAEEAKARR
- the pdap1a gene encoding pdgfa associated protein 1a isoform X2, with protein sequence MPRGGKKGHKGRGKQFSNPEEIDRQMRVQKEMEENAGAEKGSSSESEGESSSDEEKRSGVEGLIEIENPNRVSQKSKKVAELDVSAPRELSRREREEIEKQKSKERYMKLHLEGKTEQARADLARLAIIKKQREEAAKKREELRKEKEAEEAKARR